Part of the Elgaria multicarinata webbii isolate HBS135686 ecotype San Diego chromosome 5, rElgMul1.1.pri, whole genome shotgun sequence genome, GTATACAGACTATGAACTTCAAGGGAGCTAGTGGTCACATCTAGATGTTTCTTCATACCATGGTTTACTGGATATGAGTGTGCATGTGCTCCCCCATCCTCATGCATGTGGGTCTTAATTCCTTATTTCCTGTTTGAATCAAAGCACTGTTTGCCATGACATGTGAACTAACAAACTGGTTTGAGCGGTCACTCCAAATCAAGACTGCAAATCAGGATTTAACCGTGGTTCGTATGCCTTGACAAGGAGAGGAGGGAGTGCACATGCACAGCTCACTCATGATCCTCTGAAGTATAGTTTGGAGGATTATCTAAACACAGCTACTGTGACTTAGGGTCCATTATAAATATTGTGCAAAATGAATTATTTTCTGTTCTTATTTCTGAAAATTTGCATATAACTTTAATAATGTCCTAATATAATTGTTTATGTTGAGATTTTTCATATTATTACTTTGTCTTTTTTTCAGTGTTCGTGGGTTACCTCTGCGTTGTTCTTCTCATGCTTCTTCTACTCATCTTTTGGATTGCACCAGCTCACGGACCCACTAACATTATGGTTTACATCAGTATTTGCTCATTGTTAGGAAGTTTCACAGTGCCTAGCACAAAAGGCATTGGACTGGCTGCTCAAGATATCTTCCACAATAATCCATCAAGTCAAAGAGCACTGTACCTCTGTTTGGTTCTGTTAGCAGTCTTAGGATGTAGCATAATAATTCAGTTCAGGTACATCAATAAGGCTCTGGAATGTTTCGACTCCTCAGTGTTTGGTGCCATCTACTATGTGGTGTTCACCACTCTGGTCTTGCTGGCGTCAGCCATCCTATTCCGAGAGTGGAGTAATGTTGGAGTGGTTGATTTCTTAGGGATGGCATGTGGATTTACTACTGTATCCATTGGAATTGTTCTTATACAAGTTTTCAAGGAGTTCAATTTCAATATTGGAGAACTGAATAAGCCTAATATGAAGACTGATTAAGATCATAATTTCAGAAGGGATTGAATGATCCAGAGAATAACAGAGCCTTCTATTTCTAGGCCACAGGAATGATAGAGCCTTGAATTTCTAAGCCCAGAGAACAACAAAGCCTTTCATTCCTTGCTGGAATATGTGAAATGAATCAGTGTTCTCAATCCAGTTTCTCTAGGACTACTGTTGTTATGCTTCTACCATTTAATGGTATCAAAGGAATAATCTTATAACCTTCATAGCAAATGGGAAAGACTTTCATCAGCACAGAGACTGATGTATTTCTTCACCCTAGAAGATTGTCAGTATAGTGAAGGGTTGAGGCATTCTAGCATATAAGGGTGCAAGAACCTTTTCAAATGGTTACCTGAAACTAAATCAGCTTCTTCTGTGCTCAGTTGGGCAGGTGCCATGAGTGATAAATtgtccttttgaaaaatgtagaTACACTTCATTATATTGGATTTTCTTCCTCTACAATGCTATCGTTATATACCAGAATTCATTGTTTTCACTGCTTTATTTGGGAATTCTCAAATCAATATTTTAGAATTTGTACACTGATGTATTGCCTTCCTTCATTGATTGCCTTTGCAATTTGGACTGATGATGATGAATTCATAATTATGTCCAAACCAGAGCAGTGCATTTATCTCTTAAAGTCTTCTCTCGCTTACCAGCTAAAAGTTGCTCACACACCTTAGTAAATACAGTATTCAGTTTACAGGTATGCCTTTTGTCCACAATAAGCATTTGAATTGCATTAACACATGACATTAATCCAGGAGCTTTTAATGATCAACAGAAAAGAATGTGAGACTTATGTGGCAGACtgtaactcttcttcttcttcttcttcttcttcttcttcttcttcttcttcttcttcttcttcttcttcttcttcttcctcagtaGATCATTTGTAAACAGTTGGAAACTACTTCAGTGCCTTTTGTATTCTAAAAAGATCCCTCCTGTGGGGCAGTTCATTTTCTCTTAACATTTGGCTGTCCTAATGCTTATAAACATGTAATGCAACCAGAAAGGAGCAGTTTTTAAAGACTGAATTGGATCAATGTGGTGACTGTGGTAACGTCTATGCACTTCCCATTGTGAGTTCATTCTGAAGGGaagtgatttgggggggggggggcggtctcTTCACAATCTTCCCAGTTTTCCTAATCAAGTACAATAAGCTACTTCATAGCATTTTTAAACAGTCAGGTATTTGAACTGGTACTTTTCAGAATAAAAGGAGACCTGTGATGTAGTGAATCTTTTAAGAGGGGAAAGAAATATTAATCCCAGTCAAGTAGCCTAAGTGACTCTTCACCAACACACACAGGGCAACAGCCTGGAAGCTGTTGTCACTCATTCAGAAAGCAATTTAGCTCTGCTTCCCATACACTGAGGTATAGAACGCTGTCAACAGTGGAGAAGTGACAAGCTAAAGCTGATTCCGAAATTAATTATTTGTTTTCCTATATGAACCTTCAGATTTGATTTAGCAGTTTGAGGGCATTTCTGGGTATATTAACATAAATTGATTTTAATGCATTTGAAATCTGTCATAGAAAGATTTCATATCATCTCCAAAGAAATATAAAATAGGCACAGAAGCACTTTTGATATATCAGTTTCTATTGATCAAAATATATACATCTTAGCCTATTTTGTAACTTTCCATTAGTTTTAAAGTTCAGTAAATATGACATTCAGTGAATTTGAAGTTCAGCTTCCCTGTATTCActaaggaagtaaacaatgaaatCATATCAAAGTCTACCTTCAAGCTCATTAAAAGCCACTCCTGACAACATTATTTACATTATGGTAAATATGTGCAAGTGTGCAAGTAATCTGTGTAGAAGTTCTACAGTTCCTGTTAACTTCTGAAAAGTGTAATCAGGAGGTCAGTTTCTAACTTTATCGTGTATCAAATATGGGGCCCTTCATTTGGCCAGGCACCATCTATTTTACCATGTGTACAAATGGTAGCATAAATACTTCAAACATGATGGTGGCCACTCTTAATATGTAACATGTGAAGTACTCCTTAATCAGATCTCTGCAAAAGTTGGCTTGGCTTAATAGCCAATGATTGTTTGTGGTCACCACCAATCTACTGCCTGTCGTCTATATTCTCTGGCCTGCACAGAGGGTTTGGGAGATAATCAGGGTCTTCTCTTATTTCTGCAGAATATGGAGATGGTAAAAACAGTAGAAGTCACTTCTACTGCTTCAAAGGGTAGAGATCTGTGTGGTAGGTATTATTCTTGCGAGGGGGCAGGCAGTATTTGTCCCTGACAAACAGATTTGTGGATTTCTGCCCTTAATCAGTATTCATAGAGTTTAggaccaaactaaatgttcttttAATCACACATAGTTGAGCTATGTGTGACTGGTTTATTTACTCCAGAGTGagcagccccaatttggatcaggaccatggggCTCCCTGAGGACTAGGTTAAGCCATCCATTTTTGTCCCAAAATTCCATTCCCCTGCAGGGGCAGTGTTAGAAATGAAAAATATCTCCACTGGAATTCTGGGAAGAAAACATTTCATTTGGCCCTCCTAATTATTAATTTCATTAGGGAAATGTGGAAGATTACTCTTTGTGATGGTAAATTTCTTGGGAAACTATCCTGAGGCATTTTTAAACAAGATGTGCTTGACATTTACTATTTTTAGAAGAAAGTTTGATCAGAAGCATATTGATTAGGTATGTGGTCATTCTATCCCTACTGTTTAGAATATATGTTCAGAGATATCTCACATTTGATTGATTCTAACTTTGGacttctgatgacctcagtttAGGTTTTCTTGTTGTAGGTAGACACATGACTGGATGCTATGCTTTACTGAATGAGGCATTTGCTGTCTAACCTGGGACAGCTAACTTGTGTATTCACAGCGAGTGGGAGCATGGGAGGACATCTCTGTTCTCCAAATAACGGTGTATTTTACCAACACAAAATCACCCCCTTATAAGTGATGGGGCTCCATAATAAAGATGGTAGGTGGGATCCAGATTTGCATTGGATCAACTGTGTTGAtgaaagtggacttccctgccccctccttcccatagcaGCTCCTCCAGGCCCTTTAAAATGCTAcagagagagtcaggagaccctgcagaatgggatgaggtgtgtgtgtgggatctcCCAAAAGTGGTGGAGAGATCTTTCCACTAGTGGTGCCCtttgaggaaggcagatcctggatccagctcaGTACCATTTGGAAGTAAGTACTACAGTTATAGAATGTGTGTGTTCAGGAATAATTAtgtgcatacatacatatatacattaatatatatgttccagaaaaataaaaaagagagacgCAACATAAAAGAATGGAATCTCTCTTGTCCTTACaacttgaaaacttttttttttttacttccttaAGAGTGAAATTGTGGACAAACTTTTATATTCTCTTGATTTTAACATGGTAGGGCTGCCAGATAAAATGGCCACGGGAGCCGCCAGCTGGTCATTCCTAGTCTGGTGAGTCATCTGAGATTGCTGTACATGCAGTTAGCTTTATCCAATGCAACAACTTGTAGCACTTACTAATGTGGATTATGTAGGCCGACTTGTTATCTGTGATCCTGGCTATGGGTGTGCTGCCTGGTAGGAGTAGATAGCCTTATGAGCAAAAGCCAGAAAGTTATAACATGTTTTTCACAGCATTCCACATAATTTATATCTGCAGCAGAGAATGTTTAGAATGATAAATGAATTTATATTGAGTTTTGCTACTCTGTTGAACAAATAGTAAtccttcatttgttttgtttcactCCGTTGAGCGTTATCAACAGTAACAGTAACGCTAGCACATTATTGGACTTTTCTTCCAGTCCCTGCTATTGtattgtttctttttctgttattCCTTTGGTTAAAACTGTCCGTTCATCCTTTCAGTTATGGTTTGCCAATCTGAGAAAGAAATATGCAATTATTTCCTGAACTGGTCTTCCTCAAACCTTGACATACCCTTATGAGGTTATTATGTATTCATACACATTGATCAACAAGAACCTGGTCACTTAAAATAATGAGATCCTATGCCTATTATAATGATTTAAGTAGAATGTATATATCCAAGGGAGGTATTACACTACAGTTAAGCACACCATAAATTTCATAGTGTATTTATAAAGTATAACAATGTACAGAAAACCTTAATTCTGTTGAGTAGCATGTTGTAGGATTTGCATATTCAACTCCTGCTATGTTGAGTCCCTTTTCAGTATGACAGAGTAATAACTTGTTTTGATAAACCCCCAATTCCCTTTTGTTATATCTTAAACAAAAtatttgtggtttttaaaaaagcaaacaaattaaaGGTTGCAACTCACAGGCTGTTtacactgaatatatatatatataatgcctcCAGGCACAATCCACTGAGAAATACTTTGGGGGAAGAAACTCTACAATCTATTCAGGTTAATGGAAGTTACACAGTATTTCTTGCATAACTCTAATTTCAAATGGATTGGTTCCGGAGATGATCTCAGTAGATTGTGCTCTGTCCTATAGACCTACTCCAGGAATACTTAAGAcagaggctgaaatcctaaatacacttattagggagtaagcctcattgaacagtttaggacttacttctgaattaaCATATATAGGTTTGTTCTGAAAATGCTGCCTACACAAAATATTTCTTCCAAAAACTTTCAGattgagaggtgtgtgtgtgtgtgtgtgtgtgtgtgtgtgtgtgtgtgtgtgtgagagagagagagagagagagagattcttatttattaattagTAAGAATAAGATCATTTAATATATGACAAGTTTGCATCTTAGTAATAATCTTGATTTATACTCAACATATTTCTCTTGAAGAAACTAGCTCCAAAGGCAAAGACACTGGATTTCAAACTATCAAAATAGAAGATGTGAGCTTTATCCTTATATTTTAGTGTAATTTCTTTTAATCATACAAAGTGGACATAAATAAACTGCACTGAAAGTCAGATTGTATTTGCATTATGTACCATGCCCACTTTGTAATTTAAACAGAAGTTTTTAAAGTCCTCCAACCTCTTTGGAGAGTATAGTTGTATTGCATACACTGTGTTGCCATCTATTTCAATACTACATTTTACAGCTAGGTATGCTTAACTTCCTGCCTTAAGAAGATTTTAAACCTCTGGAATGAAAATTAAATGCTATAGAAGTTACTAGTGCTAATGCCTCActaaaaacaaaaaggagcaCTAAggacaaatattttttaaaagcaatttcctACTAGAAAATGTTCAAAGGCATTAATTAGGAAAAATGAAGGCCAAAATACTGCACTGACACTCCAgtcatatgcatatttactttAAGGTAAGTCTTATTATGTTTAGTGGCATTCATTACacacatatttccccccataatGTATTTGCAGCAGGAAGCCACAACCAATCCTGGATACTTGGTACATGTATTTGTATGGTACATGAGTTTGCAAACAGACATTTGCTGTACATGTTGTATTCCATGTACATGTTGTAAAACAATACATGCATGTTTAAAAGGTAGTTTATGAAGGTGACCTAAAGATGAAAGTAttaatttctcttcccctccccaacacCCCATCAAAGCACTTTGGGGGTAAATTCTTGTATAGAGCCAATACACAGGAGGTGAAAGATCTTTTGTCCTGTTTGTAGTGGGAGAAGTGTCGATGGATAGTATGCCTCAAATTAATGTGGATACATAAAATGCAAAAGGTAGATGGAAGCAAAACTTGAATGTTATAGAATTGATTGCTGAAATGCTATTGTGTTGCAATATTGTTACTTCAGGCAAAGTAAAAAGACTATTTTATTAGCTTCCAAACCAATGTATATATAGAGAGATTTGTTAAATGCTCAGAACTTTAGCTTTGCTTTAAAACAATAGTACTAGGCATGTTGTATTTGCCTTTTAAATTAGCAAAGGCTATTTATTAAGGTTTCTGACAGCAAACCTATTTATTAATatgtaatgttttaaaataaaaaatttctaGCTCAGTGTTCTGTTTTGagacttctctccccacccccctttacaTGTGAGGAAGTACGGCACTTTGGCTCTGTATAGAAGAATCCTGTAGACAGCTACTGTATATCCCCGCTTTTTCTTAATCCTTCAGCCAACTTTTCTGCCTCCAAAGGTCAAAATTACAACCTATGGCAACAACACAACTCTGACACTTGACTCATTCTTGGAACTTCAGTAAAAAATGGTAGTTGGTGATTTATTGTTTGGGTTGGGGAttcatctgtcatttttaaaaccaCAAGCCCAGAGGTGAAATGCCTTCAGAATGATAGCTGTTTTATCCCAGATATGCACTGTTTGGAATTTTGGAAGCTCCTCCATAAAGACACCTGTAATTATTGGTGTATCACTCTCTTAGAGCACATTAAGGTATCAGTTTGCGCAGCAGTTCCTTTGTTGCTTTTAATAGGGGCTATGAACAAAACCAGAAATTACTATTAGCCTGATATATAATAGTGAAGATTCTCAAATGTATTATGTCTGTGGTATGATAGGCTCAACACTTCACTGACCTTCACTTAGTTTTATGGCTTTAACAGCTCTAAAGCCTGTTTTCAGTGCTTACACCAAGTTCTAAAAAACATTAAATGTGCACTCCTTCCATTGTAAATAGCAAGTGACTGGGGAATCCAATTAAgactctctcccacacacaccacagtctGCCCATCCCCACAGTTATTCACTGAAAAAGAAAATTAGTCCCAAATTTCACCTTAAATCTGTGGCACTTGGTTTATGGATCACAGGAATGGCTTGTTGTTGTTACCCTAAGTATGATATGAAATCATAAGTATTTAACTTCACTCATACAGATTTTTGTCTGGGACTTGACATTGTTAAATTCCTTGGCTGAAAAAATCCTGAATTTATTTAACAAATGTCGCGAAAATGCATTGGGTATGTTGTtaccatgcatttttaaaatccagaATTCACTTCACTGTGCAACCAGCCATTTTTAAAGGTGGTTGAAAAGAAAGAATATAAAGCCCTCTCTGAATTATACAGTGAGGTCGATTTCTTCAGGTTACATGCATAGGCACTGGCTGTGAGAAAGCCACCCTGAATTATTTATAGTTAAATGCTGGCTAAGGTAAATGTGCACTTTCAGGAACATATCTACTCCACAGCAGATGTGGCAATGAAGAGAATGTCAAATAAACAGGAGAGAGACTTGACAATACCTGAATTCTAAAAATGTAAATCACACTGACACATTGATTACACAAAATTAGTCTCCAGATGTCTTCCCCAAccaggggccctccagatgttttggacaacaattttTAGCATTCCCaactaatggccatgctggctggagctgatgggagttgaactatgaaacacctggagggcattagGATGCATTAGACCATAAATATACCATAACACCTAATGTTTCCAGGTTTTTACTTGTCAGCaatctaggaggagggctttctccactgtggcaccccagctgtggaatgagctccccagagaggtccgcctggcacctacactgtactcttttcgtcaccagctgaagacctttttattctctcagtattttaacacttaattttaacttaaatttaaattttactgttctaactctgtattttaatcttatatcaattttgctgtgtggttttatcctggttatgcttttatactgtattttgtatttgtgtttttaacctgttggttgttttattatggttttattttttgtgaaccacccagagagcgtcggctattgggtggtataaaaattaaataaataaataaataaataaggggctgAACAAGTCACCACAAATCTATAAACTGAGCTTGAGCTGACAGGGAGTGCTTGTCTATAAAAGACCATTGCCTCCCAACAGCATTACGGTCCATCCCAAGGTGGCTTTTTGCAAGCCAGGTACAAAAGCTCCAATCCTTTTTGTTGGCTGCATTTCAACAGTCAAACTGTTTATCTCTGTCCCCACTTACAGCAGGTGGAGTGTGTCCAgtaactagtagccatcaatcaTCAAAGACATCCATGCTTATTTATGAAAACATCTATCCATGCCCATTGAAAAAGCATCATTTTAGTTATTGGCTAAAGCCTAGAGAAAACCCCTCTTCAGATGACATGGTGCTTAGAATGAATACACAGAGGCAGTAGGAACTGTGCTCAACTGGCCCTGACATGGCTTTCACACATTCATCAGCTCTTCTTCAcatagagcatagttaaactatgtaattcatTACTACAAGATGGGCACCAACTCAgaaggctttaaaggggaattggaCACATCCATGGatgacaaggctatcaatggctgctagtcacgATAGCAATCTgcaacctccaggatcagaggtagtatgcctctgaatgccagttgctaggACCGTGagcaggagggtggtgttgcattcatgtcctgcttgtgggctccccatggccatctggttgaccactgtggaaacagaatgctggactagatagacctttggtctgatccatcatggctcttcctatgtcctTCTCAGAACTTCTGAACAGTGCCTACATGAATATAAACTGTATGCACAGACTGTGTATACATGGTCTGTGTTCTTTGTGCAGGCTCTGTTCAGGAGTTCTGGAAAAACATGTGGAAGTTATTTGTAGGACTGCCATGCATGATCCTCACCCCTCTTCTCCACATATTCATTTTACGAGCTTATCATCTGAATAGGACAATAATGTTATCCATTAAGTCATAGCCACACCAACATTGTGGACTGTTCTTATGAGATCATGAAGTTGCACATGAAGACAAAGTATTTAAGGGCACcgtcctatgcttgtttagacagaaaaaagtcctacatggcatgttgggagttgtaggactttttctgtctaaacatacattggATCACAGTTTAACTTGCATTGCTCTTTATGTTAATGATAATGCAAGGGAAATGTATGATCAATAAAGTAATAACGGAAATCCCTATACTATTATTGACAATTTCTCTTAGATATATAATTGAAGAGTTCATGGTATCTCTTTTAAAAGTCTTCTGGGGAATGACAGAAACAACTCCTAACACAATTAATCACAAATATATTTTTCACTCCACTTTGCTTTAAGTTCTGAAGTGAACTATAAAGCAAGAAATATTCTGAAAAGGGACAGGAGTATAGATAAAAAGAAATGTGTATTCTTAACTCTGGAATCTTCTCCTCCCTACAGTCCCCATagtgaaataaacaaaaacaaaccatttgtTAGGGACATTAATTAATAATTGGATAAAACAAGTAggaaatgagatgatgatgatgatgatgatgatgatgatgatgatgtatctcCCTGTGGGATGCCTGCCTGGAGGCCAGGCAGCTGCATTAAGGGACTGAAGGAGTTTAGTTAAAAGATCCAGGAAGAGAGAGTTGAATATTTGGGAGAAGAGAGATTGGGGAGACCACAGAGAGAGTATCTAAAATGAATCATCCAGAGAAGACAGTGTGGGCAAGAGCTTTCTGCCTTACACCAGTAGCTGATAGAACTTGAAAACTACAACTGCATCCCAGTCCAAGACTGTGTAGCCAGAGACAGGTGTCAGTGACTCTAATCCAGAGATATTTaatctctttcagcttgagggctgaattcatttTTAGAGGAGCAtttggggaccacattccaatggtggatggggctgaagggaaaagggggtgggaccaaaataacaaaaatagcatcttttagcttaaaactcACTGCCAGttagagaagcatttcaacttctTAGAATGGGggacttctttcccccctccatccTTTCAGGAAACATGGGACTGGAGACATTGCTTGCTATTTTGGGTACCTGGCTTTATCCACCCTCATGCATCTCTACAAGGAGCTGCTGGTAGGGAAAATGAGGTTACAGATGCTTGTGCACATATTGCACTGTTTCCATACAGTTGTTTAATTTTGCCTGAGAAAGTATCTGCAGTTTATGTCCAGTGTCTTAAGCTCTTTAATGAGACTTGAACCCCTCCAGGCTAACTTTTCCACTATCTTACATTTGTATCAGGTGCCTAAACTGCAGGTTCATATTTCTCAAATGAACTCTGTCCTTAAGCAATTAGATTTTACTCAGACAAAAAAAGCAGTAGCTGGTGCCTCAGGGGACAGATACATAGTCATTTCATAATGAAGCCATGCAGCATATCGTGAAGTCGGAAAATAGCAAGCTTGGCTTTTTTTGTGTCTGTGGATCCATAATAACCTGATACGCTTTCTGTAGATGCTTTATGCTCTTCCATCCCCGAATTTTACTGAAAATACACATGCATTATCTGTCAACCTCGAGTATTCAGTGATCAGGGCCAGCAGTACGTAAAATAAGAACAACGTGACACAAAGGCCATTTACAGCACTCACCATTTTGGATTCAAAAGAGAGCAGCAACCTgcccctgtgcatgtttactcaggattAAAACCCACTGCATTCAAAGTTAGCATGCAGAGAACTGCAGGTTGAGCATTTCaaaggctaaggctgcaatcctatgcacaacttcctgagagtaagtccctttaaacacagtgggacttctgagcagatatgcaAAGGACAGTGCTATAAAAGTGTTCTCATATGAAGCTTAAATTGTAAAGCCTAtagtaggggtgggcagacttcaggtttgcaggatctattttgtgtgtgtgtgtgtttactagaactctgagatccaccaactggagccaggtgtaagacatacacttagaaatAGTTTGGagctgtcatgccctgcatggaaatggAGTCGGGAGAAGAGGgggaactcccaaaacaacgtcccggaacagaatgggatggccggaacggccactactgaacgagcgatatcaaccaaactcaccattattattattattattattattattattattattattattatttatttatttatttatatagcaccatcaatgtacatggtgctgtacagataatacacagtaaatagcaagaccctgccgcataggcttacaatctaataaagttgtagtatacaataaggagggaaagagaatgcaaacaggcacagggaagtgtaaacaggcaccgggtaagGTGAAGCTAACattatagagtcagaacaaactcaatatttaaaagctatagggaaaagaaaagtttttagctgagttttaaaagctgtgattgagtttgtagttctcaagtgttctggaagagcgttccaggcgtaaggggcagcagaagaaaaaggacgaagccgagtaagggaagtggaggtccttgggcaggcgagaagcatggcatcagaggagcagagagcacgagcgggggaatagtgtgagatcagagaggagagataggcaggagctagaccgtgaaaagctttgaaggtcagcaggagaagtttatattggattctggagtgaattgggagccaatgaagagatttcagaagtggagtgacatggtcagagcggtgggccaagaagatgatcttagcggcagagtggtggacagagaccagcggactgatgtgagacgaaggaaggccagagagaagaaggttgcagtagtccaaccgagagataaccagttcGTGAaagagagtcttggcagaagagacagacaaaaatggtagaatcctggcaatattatacaggaagaaacgacaggatttagctactgcctcgatatgaggaataaaggagagcgaggaatcaaatataaagccaagactacgagcttccttgaccggagagagcgtgacatcgttgacagtaagagagaatgagaggtgaggagaaggtttaggaggaaaaacaagcagttcagtttttgccatattaagtttcaaacgacgatgaagcagccaggctgagatatctgaaagacatgccgagatacgatcgtgaacatcaggagagagttccggagatgagagatataattgtgtatcatcggcatacaggtgatattggaggccatgagattgaataagcttacccaagggcagcatgtataaagaaaacaacaacg contains:
- the NIPA1 gene encoding magnesium transporter NIPA1, with protein sequence MALGQIGNFLAYTAVPTVLVTPLGALGVPFGSILASYLLKEKLNILGKLGCLLSCAGSVVLIIHSPKSESVTTQAELEEKLTNPVFVGYLCVVLLMLLLLIFWIAPAHGPTNIMVYISICSLLGSFTVPSTKGIGLAAQDIFHNNPSSQRALYLCLVLLAVLGCSIIIQFRYINKALECFDSSVFGAIYYVVFTTLVLLASAILFREWSNVGVVDFLGMACGFTTVSIGIVLIQVFKEFNFNIGELNKPNMKTD